GGACATGTTCGCCAAGATCCGCCGCTTTGCCCGCCAAAGGAGCACGCAATGAGCAACTTCACCCGCCGGGGATTTCTCGGTCTCACGTCCGCCGCCGCACTCGGCGCCGGTCTGTCCGCCTGTACCGGCGGCGGTACGTCGACCGGCGGTGGAGCCACCCAGGCAGCGTCGAACAACCTGCGCCTGTTCACCTACGAGGGCGAGGCGCTGCTCGCCCTGCTGAAGGAACAGGTCAAGAAGTTCGACGCGCAGAACGGCACGACCACGACCGTGGACAGCCTGCCCGGGTCGGGTGCGGCGGTCTACCCGGACAAGCTGCGCACGGAACTGCTCGGTGGCAAGGGCCCGGATGTCTGGCGGATCTGGGGCGGTCAGATCGGCAGTCCGTTCGCGAAGGCCAAGCAGGCCCTCGACCTGTCGCCGTACTACTCCAAGTACGGGTGGGACTCGAAGATCAACACCACGGCCATCGGCGGGATGACCTTCGACGGCGTGAAGTCCGGCGTACCGTTCGTATCCCTCGGGATCGGTGCCTGGTACAACAAGTCGCTGTTCGCCAAGGCGGGCGTGAGCGCTCCGCCGAAGACGTACGCCGAGCTGGAGGCGCTCAACGACAAGCTCGTCGCGGTCGGCGTGACGCCGTGCGGTCTCGGCGGCAAGTACGGCTGGGACATCATGCGCCTGTTCGAGTACCTGCTCGAGCACACCGCCGGCCCGGAACTGCACGACAAGTTGCTGACCGGCGCCGAGAGCTGGGACCGGCCCGAGGTCGTCGAGGCGTTCACGCTGTTCAAGAAGTGGCAGGACAAGAAGTGGGTGCCGGAGGGCGCGCTCGGCCTCGACCCGGCCGATATCGAACCCGGGTACGTGCAGGGCAAGGTGGCGTACACGATCACCGGACCCTGGACCGAGGCGGCCGCGATCCTGGCCGCGAAGAAGAGCCCGTCCGGCTTCGGCACCTTCGAGCTGCCGACCGACAAGTCCCCGGCCCGCCACTCGGGCTTCGTCGAGGGCTACATGATCAACGCCAAGTCCGGAAACGCCGACAAGGCCGCGGCGCTGATCGACTTCCTCGTCCAGCCGGCGACCCAGAAGGCGCTGCAGATCAGCGCCTCGACGGTCAAGGGCGCCGAGCCCGACCCGAAGGCGCTGCCGCTGTCGGCGGAGTGGGCGCAGAAGTACGGCGGCAACCCGTTCTACACGATCCAGGACCAGGCGTTCCCGAAGAAGCAGGCCGACCAGTACTTCAGCGTGCAGAGCGACCTGCTGCAGGGCTCGGTCAAGCCGGACGGGGCGGCGAAGAAGATGCAGGAGATCGTCTCCGCCTGGGCGAAGAGCTGAGCATGGCAACGACGACTGTCGCGCTCTCCAAACCGCAACGTGGCGGCCGCTGGTCCCCGTGGTTGTTCGCCCTGCCCGCGCTCATCGTGTACGTCGGGTTCCTGGTGTACCCGGCGTTGTCGTCACTGTGGTTCAGCCTGACCGACTGGGACGGCCTGAGCGCGACGTACAACTTCGTTGGCCTGGACAACTACCTCAAGATGCCCAGCGACCCGGTCGTCGTGACCGCGGTGAAGAACAACCTGATCTGGACCGTGGTCACGATCGCCGTACCGACCGTCATCGGTCTGCTGCTGGCGATCGCGCTGAACGGCAAGGTGCACGGCAAGCCGATCCTCCGGCTGATCTTCTACACGCCCGCCGTCCTGCCGCTGGTTTCCATCGCGAGCATCTGGGGCTGGCTCTACAACCCGCAGTACGGCGCGATCAACTCGTTCCTGCGGCTGATCGGGCTGGACGGACTGGCAACAGCCTGGCTGGGGCAGGACTCGACCGCCCTGTGGGCCGTGATGGTGCCGGCGATCTGGTTGCGGACCGGATTCCCGATGCTGCTCTACTTGGCCGCGCTGCAGAGCATCCCGAACGAGCTCTACGAGGCGGCGACCGTCGACGGTGCGTCGAAGTGGCAGCAGTTCTGGAACGTGACGATGCCGAGCCTGCGGCCCGCGCACTACATCGTGCTGGCGTTGTCCCTGATCGACTCGTTCAAGGTCTTCGACATGATCTATGCGATGACGTACGGCGGTCCGGGTACGTCGACGCAGGTGATGGGGACGTGGATGTACTTCAACGTCTTCCAGTACTACCAGGCCGGCTACGGCACCGCGATCGCCGTCGTGATCACGCTCGTCGCCATCGCGGTCGGCATCCCGTACGTCCGCTCGCAGACGAAGGAGGCGTCATGACCTTGACAGCTCCCATCCAGGTCGACGTTCCGCTCGAGTCCGCCGGGCCCGTGAAGGCGCCGAGGACCAAGCGTGGTCTGGTGATGACGCTGGTTCTCGCGGTGATAGCGCTCTTCTGGATCTCGCCGCTGGCTTTGCTGGTGGTCACCGCCGTCCGGCCGCTCGCCGACTTCATCGGGAACGGGCCGTTGTCCTGGCCCGATCAGCTGACCTGGTCGAACTTCAAGGACGCGTGGGGGATCGGCAACTTCGCCACGACGTACAAGAACAGCGCGATCCTGGCCCTGATCAAGGTGCCGCTCGGGGTGCTGGTGTCGGCGATGCTCGGGTTCGCGCTGGCCAAGCTGCGGATGAAGTTCCGCCGGACGGTGATGTTCACGGTGTTCCTCGGGCTGACCATCCCGATCTACATCACGATCGTCCCGGTCTTCATCATGATGCGCTCGGCCGGTGCGACCGACAGCATCTTCGGGCTGATCGGGCCGTACCTGGCGTTCGGCATCCCGTTCGAGGTGCTGGTGCTGCAGTCGTTCTTCCGGCAGCTCCCGGACGAGATCATCGAGGCCGCCCGGGTGGACGGCGCCGGCGACTGGCGGGTGTTCTTCACGATGATCCTGCCGCTCTCGGTCCCGGCGCTGGTGACTGTGGCGATCCTGGACGCGGTCGCGACCTGGAACGAGTTCCTGTTCGCGCTGATCCTGCTGAACTCGGACGCGCACAAGACCATCCCGGTCGGGTTGCTGAACTTCCAGGGCCAGTTCGCCAACAACAACACCGGCCTCGCGGCAGGCATTCTGATTGCCGTGGTGCCGATCCTCATTGCTTACACCTTGCTTCAGCGTTGGATCGTCGGCGGACTCACCGCCGGTTCTCTCAAGGGTTAGGACACAAGATATGACTGACATGCCGGTCTTCGGCGCAGGGATCTGGCACTTCGCGACGTACAAGGACCGCTATGCCACCGACGGGTACGGCGATCCCGTCGGCCTGCTCGAACAGATCGACCGCGCCGGTGCGGTCGGCGACCTGTCCGTCGTCGACCTGAACTGGCCGTTCGCCGGGTACGACGGGACGCTCGACGAGGTGAAGGCCGCGCTGCAGCGGAACAACCTGAAGGCGATCGCGATCACGCCGGAGATCTACACCCGCGACTTCGTCAAGGGCTCGCTGACCAACCCGGACCCGGCCGTCCGCAAGCAGGCGCTGGAGCTGTTGCACCAGGCAACCGAACTCGCCAAGGACCTGGGCTGCTCGTACGTGAAGCTGTGGCCGGGGCAGGACGGCTGGGACTACCCGTTCCAGGTGAACTACCACGACATCTGGAACCTGGCGCTGGATGGCCTGAAGGAACTGGTGTCCGCACACCCGGACATCAACTTCGTGATCGAGTACAAGCCGCGCGAGCCGCGGGTGAAGATCATCTTCCCGAACGTCGCCCGGACGCTGCTCGGCATCGAGAAGATCGGCCTGCCCAACCTGGGCATCCTGCTCGACTTCGGCCACTCGCTGTACGGCCAGGAAACACCGGCCGACGCGGCGCAGCTGGCGATCGACTACGGCCGGCTGTTCGCGATCGATGTCAACGACAACCTGCGCGGCTGGGACGACGACATGGTGGTCGGCTCGGTGCACCTGGTGGAGACGTTCGAGTTCTTCCACACGCTGCGCAAGAACAACTGGGAGGGCGTCTGGCAGCTCGACCAGTTCCCGTTCCGCGAGGACAGCGTGCAGGCCGCGAAGCAGGCGATCACGTTCCTGAAGGCGATTCACCACGCGCTCGACGTACTGGATGAGGAAGCTCTCGCCGCTGCCCAGGCCTCGCACGACGCGCTTGCCGCGCAGAAGCTGGTCCAGAAGGTGCTGCTGAGTTCGATGGCGGAGCTGGCATGACGCTGACCGTCGAACACACCACGATGCCGGTGCTCGGACGGCTG
This Kribbella sp. NBC_00482 DNA region includes the following protein-coding sequences:
- a CDS encoding sugar phosphate isomerase/epimerase family protein is translated as MTDMPVFGAGIWHFATYKDRYATDGYGDPVGLLEQIDRAGAVGDLSVVDLNWPFAGYDGTLDEVKAALQRNNLKAIAITPEIYTRDFVKGSLTNPDPAVRKQALELLHQATELAKDLGCSYVKLWPGQDGWDYPFQVNYHDIWNLALDGLKELVSAHPDINFVIEYKPREPRVKIIFPNVARTLLGIEKIGLPNLGILLDFGHSLYGQETPADAAQLAIDYGRLFAIDVNDNLRGWDDDMVVGSVHLVETFEFFHTLRKNNWEGVWQLDQFPFREDSVQAAKQAITFLKAIHHALDVLDEEALAAAQASHDALAAQKLVQKVLLSSMAELA
- a CDS encoding ABC transporter substrate-binding protein produces the protein MSNFTRRGFLGLTSAAALGAGLSACTGGGTSTGGGATQAASNNLRLFTYEGEALLALLKEQVKKFDAQNGTTTTVDSLPGSGAAVYPDKLRTELLGGKGPDVWRIWGGQIGSPFAKAKQALDLSPYYSKYGWDSKINTTAIGGMTFDGVKSGVPFVSLGIGAWYNKSLFAKAGVSAPPKTYAELEALNDKLVAVGVTPCGLGGKYGWDIMRLFEYLLEHTAGPELHDKLLTGAESWDRPEVVEAFTLFKKWQDKKWVPEGALGLDPADIEPGYVQGKVAYTITGPWTEAAAILAAKKSPSGFGTFELPTDKSPARHSGFVEGYMINAKSGNADKAAALIDFLVQPATQKALQISASTVKGAEPDPKALPLSAEWAQKYGGNPFYTIQDQAFPKKQADQYFSVQSDLLQGSVKPDGAAKKMQEIVSAWAKS
- a CDS encoding carbohydrate ABC transporter permease, with the translated sequence MTLTAPIQVDVPLESAGPVKAPRTKRGLVMTLVLAVIALFWISPLALLVVTAVRPLADFIGNGPLSWPDQLTWSNFKDAWGIGNFATTYKNSAILALIKVPLGVLVSAMLGFALAKLRMKFRRTVMFTVFLGLTIPIYITIVPVFIMMRSAGATDSIFGLIGPYLAFGIPFEVLVLQSFFRQLPDEIIEAARVDGAGDWRVFFTMILPLSVPALVTVAILDAVATWNEFLFALILLNSDAHKTIPVGLLNFQGQFANNNTGLAAGILIAVVPILIAYTLLQRWIVGGLTAGSLKG
- a CDS encoding carbohydrate ABC transporter permease encodes the protein MATTTVALSKPQRGGRWSPWLFALPALIVYVGFLVYPALSSLWFSLTDWDGLSATYNFVGLDNYLKMPSDPVVVTAVKNNLIWTVVTIAVPTVIGLLLAIALNGKVHGKPILRLIFYTPAVLPLVSIASIWGWLYNPQYGAINSFLRLIGLDGLATAWLGQDSTALWAVMVPAIWLRTGFPMLLYLAALQSIPNELYEAATVDGASKWQQFWNVTMPSLRPAHYIVLALSLIDSFKVFDMIYAMTYGGPGTSTQVMGTWMYFNVFQYYQAGYGTAIAVVITLVAIAVGIPYVRSQTKEAS